ACGTGGGTTGGTTCGATGTTGCTGCGTCATGTAGCGGTTTTAATCGACTTCCTTCTGTATGAGATAAAGAAAATACGAAAACATGAGTGATTCGATGTTGACTTATCGTAAGGAAGGCAGGAAGTTTACTAGGCGCTGGAGTTGGACGTCGCCTCTATACCTAATACGTTATACACAAGTCAACATTATTATAGTTTCCTAGACATAAAAAAAATCCTAGCTCTTCCTCCGAGTGAAAGGCTAGGATGATTCTGATATGGTTACGTATGGACATCCGTTGCATTGGCTTCAAATGTAGCTTCTTGCGCTTCTTTCTCTCCTTTTTCAACATCAACCTTAGTTAGCAATATAATTCCTGCAATAAAGAAAACGACAAGAGAAAATATACCGAGTCTACTTGATCCGGTAAGCGTACCTACAAGCGCAAACAAAAAAGGACCAAATATAGCAGCAAATTTTGACGAAATGCCGTAGAAACCAAAAAATTCTGCATGGCGATCATCTGGAACCATTCGTCCGAAAAGAGACCTACTTAGTGCCTGCGCTCCCCCTTGCACAAACCCTACACATGTAGCAAGAGCATAGAAATGTAATGCTGACGTCATAAAGTAACCTAATATGACGATGCCAATGTATATATACAACGCCAGCAATAAAGCTTTTTTAGCAGATATTTTCGTAGCAAGCCATCCAAATAAGAAGGAGAAAGGAATGCCGACAAACTGCGTAATCAGGAGAGCCATGATTAAATCAGACGTGCCAATCCCAATGGATGTGCCGTAACTCGTTGCCATTTTGATGATGGTAGAAATACCATCATTGTATAACCAGAAAGCAACAAGGAATAACAATAATTGCTTATACTGATTAAGTTCTTTAAACGTAGATCCTACTCGTTGGAAGCCAATCTTGATATAGGAGGTATGTTTATCAGGCGTTGTTTTTCTTTCTTCATGAATGTTTTTAAACAACGGGATAGAGAACACAAACCACCATACCCCTACCGAAACAAAAGAAATTTTTGTTCCTACACTCGTCGATGGCAGGCCAAACCATTCATACTTTTGAATAAGAAGGAGGTTCAGAGCTAAAAGAAGTCCTCCACCTATATATCCAAATGCAAATCCTTTTGAAGATACTCGATCAATGTCTTCTCCTTTTGCTATTTCTGGAAGAAACGCATCATAAAAAACATTCGCTCCGGAAAATCCTACTGTTCCAATAATCATGAGGAGAGAAGCAAATAAATATTCACCAGAGTCTACAAATGCTAACATAACACTTGCAATCATCCCCATATACGCAAAAAAGCGTAGAAATTTTTTCTTGGCAGCAGAATAGTCACTAATCGCTCCGAGTATGGGAGCTAAAATCGCAACAATGAGAACAGCAATAGACTGTGTATAACCCCAATAACTAGTTGCCACAGATCCATCTAAACCTGAAGCCGCTACTTGAGAATAATAAATTGGTAACACAGCAGCCATAATAGTCGTTGCAAAGGCAGAATTTGCCCAGTCATAAAGAGCCCAGCTTCGAACGAGTTTTTTATTCATATGCACCCACACTTTCAAAAGGTTGTATATCAAGAATAGCAAATCTATGATCAAACACCTATCTTTTTACGAAATTTTACGAAAATTTAACTTTGATGGAAGGAGATTAGGATGAAATTAACCATATTAGGAGGAAGCGGTAGAGTAGGTCAAAAAATAGCTAGACTAGCACATGATCAAGGATATCAAGTACAGGCGCTTGTTCGAGATATTTCAAAAGCTCGAGAGCTAATTCCTTTTGCTACGCTCATAGAAGGGGATGCTACAAATACAGAGGACCTTCAAAAAGCACTAATAGGTTCCCATGGTGTAATATCTAGCCTCAATACAGATAAAACTACTACACTAACAACAGCGTTTCCTCTTATCATTGAGCACATGAACCAACTGGGGATTAAGCGAATTGTAACAATTGGTACGGCTGGCATTTTGAATAGTCGCTACGAAGAAGGAAAATTTCGCTACCAATCATCCGAATCCAAACGAACCAAAACGTTCGCCGCTGAGGAGCATGCAGCTGTGTATAAGATGCTGGAACAATCCACTCTAGATTGGACAATCGTATGCCCAACCTACCTTCCAGAAGGGGAAGAAGAAAGTGAAGTACGATATGAATTGGATATGCTCCCTATCGATGGTAAGAAAATAACGACAGGAGATACTGCTAAGTTTGCTTTTGAAACATTTCAAGAGCATCGCTTCTCAAGGACTCGTGTTGGGATTTGCTATTAAAAGAAAGGCTTCTAGTCTGCTTAAGGTTAAGGGGCTTTAATACGGAAATGAATTAATTCAGATGTATGAATGTGAGGAACAAAAGCTCAGGGCGCCCGGTTAGCGACGTGCAACTGCTGCCTACAGGATGTGGGTTGGTTCGATGTTGCTACGTAATGTAGCGATTTTAATCGAACTTCACCCTGATTCCGTATGAGATAAAGGAAACACGAAGAGCGTAAGCGTTCGATGTTGACTTATCGTAAGGAGGTGCAGGAAGTTTGCTACGTCGGGCGCTGGAGATGGACGTGGACTCTATAACTTACTTAGTTATGCACAAGCCAACACTTTTTATAGTACGCTAGACAGCCAGAAAAAAGTATGCCTTTTATAAGAAAAGGCATACTTTTTTCTATTCTTCTGGCACTAGGCCAAAATATTCTTCGAGTGTTTGCTTGTGGTTGTATATTTCTGTTGCCGCTTCCTTACCAACATATCGTAGATGCCAAGGTTCATAGTTATATCCTGTTATATCTTCTTTCCCTTTAGGATAGCGAATGATAAATCCATAGTTATGAGCATGGTTCGCTAGCCAGTCTCCTTCGTCCGTATTTCCAAATTCCTGCACTAGT
This genomic stretch from Pontibacillus yanchengensis harbors:
- a CDS encoding MFS transporter; translated protein: MNKKLVRSWALYDWANSAFATTIMAAVLPIYYSQVAASGLDGSVATSYWGYTQSIAVLIVAILAPILGAISDYSAAKKKFLRFFAYMGMIASVMLAFVDSGEYLFASLLMIIGTVGFSGANVFYDAFLPEIAKGEDIDRVSSKGFAFGYIGGGLLLALNLLLIQKYEWFGLPSTSVGTKISFVSVGVWWFVFSIPLFKNIHEERKTTPDKHTSYIKIGFQRVGSTFKELNQYKQLLLFLVAFWLYNDGISTIIKMATSYGTSIGIGTSDLIMALLITQFVGIPFSFLFGWLATKISAKKALLLALYIYIGIVILGYFMTSALHFYALATCVGFVQGGAQALSRSLFGRMVPDDRHAEFFGFYGISSKFAAIFGPFLFALVGTLTGSSRLGIFSLVVFFIAGIILLTKVDVEKGEKEAQEATFEANATDVHT
- a CDS encoding NAD(P)-dependent oxidoreductase, with product MKLTILGGSGRVGQKIARLAHDQGYQVQALVRDISKARELIPFATLIEGDATNTEDLQKALIGSHGVISSLNTDKTTTLTTAFPLIIEHMNQLGIKRIVTIGTAGILNSRYEEGKFRYQSSESKRTKTFAAEEHAAVYKMLEQSTLDWTIVCPTYLPEGEEESEVRYELDMLPIDGKKITTGDTAKFAFETFQEHRFSRTRVGICY